In Malania oleifera isolate guangnan ecotype guangnan chromosome 8, ASM2987363v1, whole genome shotgun sequence, a single window of DNA contains:
- the LOC131162798 gene encoding patatin-like protein 2 — protein MEGRKSSSGIPQIQPPTYGNLITILSIDGGGVRGIIPATILAFLESQLQELDGEDARLADYFDVVAGTSTGGLITAMLSAPAGDTDRPLFSAKDIMPFYLNHCPKIFPQKRGILRGSIRKVIKSIAGPKYDGKYLRRLVREKLGETRLHETLTHVVIPSFDIKYLQPTIFSTYEAKKTPSLDARLADICIGTSAAPTYLPAFHFKNCDTDGNARTFNLIDGGVAANNPALVAMSQVTKQVFDENPYFFPIKPMDYGRFLVISIGTGCPKIQQKYDAKMAAKWGTLGWLLHGGSTPLVDVFTQASADMVDFHISVLFQALHSENNYLRIQEDTLTGRDASVDVATTESLKKLVKIGERLLKKPMSRVNLETGLSEPVENGGTNEEALKRFAKLLSEERRFRMTKSQQHNKGAK, from the exons ATGGAAGGAAGAAAGTCAAGCAGTGGCATTCCTCAAATCCAGCCCCCAACCTATGGAAACCTGATCACCATTCTGAGTATTGATGGGGGAGGTGTTCGAGGCATCATCCCTGCAACAATCCTTGCTTTCCTCGAATCCCAGCTGCAG GAGCTGGACGGTGAGGATGCGAGGCTTGCAGACTACTTCGACGTGGTTGCAGGGACGAGCACCGGCGGTCTCATCACCGCCATGTTATCTGCTCCTGCAGGTGACACGGATCGTCCTCTCTTCTCTGCCAAAGATATCATGCCCTTCTATCTCAACCACTGCCCCAAAATTTTCCCACAAAAACG GGGAATATTGCGGGGATCAATAAGGAAAGTAATAAAATCAATAGCAGGACCCAAGTATGACGGGAAATACCTGCGTAGGCTGGTGAGGGAGAAGCTAGGAGAGACTCGATTGCATGAAACGTTGACCCATGTTGTCATTCCATCCTTCGATATTAAGTATCTCCAGCCTACCATTTTCTCCACTTACGAG GCGAAGAAGACACCAAGTTTGGATGCTCGACTGGCTGACATATGCATCGGCACCTCCGCTGCTCCAACTTACCTTCCTGCCTTTCACTTCAAGAACTGCGACACCGATGGAAATGCCCGCACATTCAATCTTATCGATGGTGGTGTTGCTGCAAATAATCCG GCTTTAGTGGCAATGAGCCAAGTAACGAAGCAAGTGTTCGATGAAAATCCATATTTCTTCCCAATTAAGCCAATGGACTATGGTAGGTTTCTGGTGATATCCATAGGGACGGGGTGCCCCAAGATCCAGCAGAAGTATGATGCGAAGATGGCAGCCAAGTGGGGGACGCTGGGGTGGCTGCTTCACGGCGGCTCCACGCCTTTAGTGGATGTCTTCACCCAGGCCAGCGCCGACATGGTTGATTTCCACATATCCGTCCTCTTCCAAGCCCTTCATTCCGAAAACAACTACCTCCGAATTCAA GAGGACACACTCACTGGGAGAGACGCATCAGTAGATGTTGCCACAACGGAGAGCTTGAAGAAGCTTGTGAAGATTGGGGAGAGGCTATTAAAGAAGCCAATGTCAAGGGTTAATTTGGAGACCGGCCTATCCGAGCCAGTTGAAAATGGTGGCACCAATGAGGAGGCTCtcaaaag ATTTGCAAAACTGCTTTCCGAAGAAAGGAGATTTCGGATGACAAAGTCACAACAACATAACAAAGGCGCTAAATAA